A stretch of DNA from Staphylococcus equorum:
GTAACATAGCAATTACTATAACATTTTTCAGTGATTGTCTCAATATAAATTTCCTTTGTTGGTGCGCACTATGTATCTTAAGACAAAACATGAGAGCCTTCTGTTACATTGAACATTTTATGACGTTTATAAAACACAATACTTTTAATATTGAAAATTATCTGACATCTTATTGAATTAACAAGAAATATATGTTAAAGTTGCTTACGTTTTGTGCAAGTAAATTTCCTTTAAATCGAGGTATTAGAAATGAACAGACTCATCTTAATTTCTGGTCTAATGTTATTCTCATTTTTCTTTGGAGCCGGAAATTTAATATTTCCACCTATGTTAGGTTATACAGCTCAAGAAAATATGTGGGTTTCTATGACTGGATTCGCTATAACAGGCATCTTATTGCCTTATCTTACAGTAATCGTCGTAGCTTATATGAATGGCGGCGTTGAAAGTATTGGTAACAAAGTCCACCCTATTTTTGGGACAATCTTTGCTATCTTTATTTATTTATCTATCGGTGCATTATATGGTATCCCACGTGCTGCAAATGTTGCGTACGAAATTGGAACAAATCATGTTTTACCAGTACATAATCATGTTACATTAATCGTATTTTCAATAATATTTTTCCTAATTGTTTATTTTATCGCATTATATCCAAATCGTATTATAGATAATTTAGGTAAATACCTTACACCTATTTTAATATTTATTATAGCTATTTTATGTATTCTAGTAATCATAAATCCAGAAGGTTCAATTGGCCAACCAAGTGGTGATTATGCACAAACTCCACTCGTATCAGGTATTTTAGAGGGGTATTTCACGATGGATCTTGTGGCTGCGCTAGCCTTTTCTGTTGTGATTGTGCAAAGCTTCAAAATGAACGGCATTACCGATCAAAAAACACTCGTTAAAAACGTAATTAAAGCTGGTTTGATCTCTGCTATTTTACTATTAGTCATCTATTTTGCACTGGCTTATGTAGGTGCTACAACAACTCAAGCTGGCTTTAAAGATGGCACAGGAATTTTAACTTTTAATTCGTTACGTGTATTTGGCTCATTTGGCAACCTATTATTTGGCATCATCGTTATATTGGCTTGCTTAACTACTTGTGTTGGATTAGTAAATGCATGTGCGGCCTTTGCGATGAAAAAATTACCGAAAGTATCATATAAAATTTTCGTGCTTATCTTTTCATTATTAGGCTTTTTAGTTTCAACATTAGGTTTAGAACTGATATTAGAAATTGCAGTGCCCTTGTTAACATTTATATATCCAACGTCGATTGTATTGGTACTCATTTCATTAGTAAGTATTTTTATTCCATTTGAAATGAAATTTGCGTTTATCATTCCTACTATCGTGACTTTAATTATTTCAGTGTTACAGATACTCAATGATTTCAAATTATTCCAACCACTGAATGCGTTATATCAAGTGTTACCACTCTCTGATATTCAATTAAGTTGGCTCATACCATTTATAGTCTTACTTATCGTTGGATTAATAATAGATTTTCTCTTAAAAAATAAACCAGCAAAATCGTTATAAATTCATTGTGTTTCTATACAAGCGAGCTGGAGATAATATTGGTTTCGCTGTCATAGCCTTTTCTTATTTTGCTTTATGATGGTTTGTCATAATTAGCTTTGCTAAAATGGATATTATGCAAATAAATTTATTTTAGTTATATTTTTAAAAGGGGATGGGATATTACATGGATAATTTCAATGAATTTTTACAAACTATAGATAATGATAAACACAAAAAAACAATGACTGAGATTTTCAATTGGATTTCAGAAACCTTTCCTAATCTTGAGACAACCATAAAATGGAACCAGCCTATGTTCACAGATCACGGTACTTTTATTCTCGCTTTTAGTAAAGCAAAACAACACTTTTCAATTGCACCTGAAGCGAAAGGCATGACTGAATTTAGTGAACGTATTGATGCCGCTGGTTACTCACAAACGAACAATCTATTTCGAATAAAATGGACTCAAGAGGTCGATTACAGATTATTAAAAGATATAATTCAATTCAACATTGATGATAAAGCCGATTGTTCAACATTTTGGAGAACTTAAAATTTATTCCAAGATAAGATTACGGTAAAAGAAAGCGAATATAAGCCTAAATTTAAATTCGCTTTTTGTCCCATTGTTGTAAATAGGTAAAAAAATGATGATCTCTACTATATTTCAGTAGAAATCATCATTTTTTATCTGGAGCATTAGTGTCCTAAAAGCTTTTTCGTGCTAAAAGGTTAATAATCTTCGAAAAATGCAATAACATCTTGTTCTACTTCTATATGACCTTCACCATAAGTCATTAAATGTTTGGATGGCCCATAACCTTTCACTTCTTTTTGTTCATGTGTAATACGATCATAGATATAACGCGCACTCGTTGCATAAGCGTCATCGTCTTGTTCACCGAATTTGATAGTAATGGGTGCAGTGATTTGATCTAATTTTGACATCACATCTTCAACTACGATTTGAAATTGATTAAGTCCTGGTGCATAGCGCTCAATATTCGCAATTTGTTGCACTACCTCTGATTGTTGTAAACCAACCAAGTCGCCCATACGTTGACCATAATAAGTCAATCTACCAGAGAGACCAGCATCACTTTTTCGATATGGTGTAGACATAATAGCTATCGCATCTATAGGTTGATGCTCTGCCAATTTGAGTGATAATATACCACCTAATGATATACCACAGACACCAATACTTGAATAACCTTTATCCTGTAAAAATTGATAACCCTCTAATACATCTTGCCACCAATCTTCAATATCATAGGTCATCAACGTGTCTAACATTAAACCATGACCTTTGTATGCAGGAACATAACATGTAAAACCCGCTTTATGTAATTTAGTGGCTAGTAATTTTACATCTCTCACCGTACCCGTGAATGAATGTAATAATAATATAGCCCGTTCCGCTTCATTATTTTCCAAAAATATTGGGTTTGGCGCCTTAACATTTATCATCTTTGTCACTCCAAAATTTAGTTTCATCATTTATTGTAATTCAAATTCATAATGCGTACAAAGCATATAAACTATTACTTTTTTAAAATAAATACCCCTTTCAAAATCCAACACATTTTCGTGTTACTTTTGAAGGGGGTATTTTAATGAATTATTAACATTTATGACTTCTCTTAGTTTTTAGTTATTGGTTCATGTTAAAGAATTGTAATTCATATATTGATTTTTCATCATACGCATTAAAAGTGTCAATTTTACCATTTAAATGTATTTCTTGTGTTTTTCTACTTACATTATGCTGGTAAGCTATTCTCACATTTAAATCAGATTCATAACCGTTATTCTTAATTGTACTTTCAATTTCCGAATAAACGTCTTTATTAATCGGTAACAAATAACCTTCTTTACTAGGTAAAATATTAACATATTTTGTTTGCAAGATGTCTTGATTACCAAGATAGATTTCTATTTTTATATTTTTAGCAGCACCGCCACCCAAGTTATATAATTTCAAAAAATCTTGGTCTTCATCACTATCAATAGCAGTATTTCTTAAGTTTAATTCATCATGGTCTCTAGTAATCAGTATTTGATTAAAACCGAGCGCCGGTAAAAAACTGATTTTCATTTGGTACAGTTGCACACTGACTGATATAAAGTAAAACAGTGCCATTATAAATGTACCAAGTGAGCCAATCGCCGAAATAATATTTATCATAATTGTAAACCTCCATTGTTTTATTTAAGAGGCAGGATTTGAATTGTAACATATTTTACACTCAAAAAAAATAACGAGCCGCCAAAAGGCAGCCCGTAACTAAGAGGAAGTCTGTTAACATGCCCAAGGGCATGTTACAGACCTGCCTCTAGTTATCATGCCCGAGGGCATGAACAATTATTGTACAATGAACTTTTACTTTTCACAACCTAACATATATTTTTGATTTTATAAATGTTTTATAGCATTTACAATTGTATGCTATTATTATATTTATAAAATATGATTTAATATCAATAGGAGTTGTCGTATGTATAGTTCTAATCAAAGAGTCACCTCATTTTTAAAGATCACTTCATTTTCCACTATATGCTTTTTAACATTTTGTTTTTTCCTTACTTTATCTCCTAAAGCGATTTATGCCAATGATTTATACACGTCAATGACTGAACTTATGGAAGACACCGAAGAAGGTAGCGACTGGGAAATCACTTATAACAACAACCAGAGCAACGCGCTTATTGCAGCAATACACGGAGGTAATATCGAACCTGGAACTAGTGAAGTAGCAA
This window harbors:
- a CDS encoding iron chaperone, producing the protein MDNFNEFLQTIDNDKHKKTMTEIFNWISETFPNLETTIKWNQPMFTDHGTFILAFSKAKQHFSIAPEAKGMTEFSERIDAAGYSQTNNLFRIKWTQEVDYRLLKDIIQFNIDDKADCSTFWRT
- the brnQ gene encoding branched-chain amino acid transport system II carrier protein; its protein translation is MNRLILISGLMLFSFFFGAGNLIFPPMLGYTAQENMWVSMTGFAITGILLPYLTVIVVAYMNGGVESIGNKVHPIFGTIFAIFIYLSIGALYGIPRAANVAYEIGTNHVLPVHNHVTLIVFSIIFFLIVYFIALYPNRIIDNLGKYLTPILIFIIAILCILVIINPEGSIGQPSGDYAQTPLVSGILEGYFTMDLVAALAFSVVIVQSFKMNGITDQKTLVKNVIKAGLISAILLLVIYFALAYVGATTTQAGFKDGTGILTFNSLRVFGSFGNLLFGIIVILACLTTCVGLVNACAAFAMKKLPKVSYKIFVLIFSLLGFLVSTLGLELILEIAVPLLTFIYPTSIVLVLISLVSIFIPFEMKFAFIIPTIVTLIISVLQILNDFKLFQPLNALYQVLPLSDIQLSWLIPFIVLLIVGLIIDFLLKNKPAKSL
- a CDS encoding alpha/beta hydrolase, yielding MINVKAPNPIFLENNEAERAILLLHSFTGTVRDVKLLATKLHKAGFTCYVPAYKGHGLMLDTLMTYDIEDWWQDVLEGYQFLQDKGYSSIGVCGISLGGILSLKLAEHQPIDAIAIMSTPYRKSDAGLSGRLTYYGQRMGDLVGLQQSEVVQQIANIERYAPGLNQFQIVVEDVMSKLDQITAPITIKFGEQDDDAYATSARYIYDRITHEQKEVKGYGPSKHLMTYGEGHIEVEQDVIAFFEDY